From the genome of Paracoccus seriniphilus, one region includes:
- a CDS encoding glycosyltransferase family 2 protein, protein MIRAFRKPVLSDRFRRRVERQWLIGRAVNRRGALKSVSNRTADIKPGDILAFVTQRNERVRLPYFLDYYRDLGVSHFLFVDNDSDDGSADFLRQQRDVSFWTTKASYKRARFGMDWINWLLMRYGRNHWCLTVDPDEFLVYPHCDSRSLPALTNWLDASGRRSFPAMLLDMYPRGMLDEEPYHEGQNPFEIVNWFDPANYAISKNHYFGNLWIQGGPRTRAFFSHDPLSGPALNKTPLVKWHWRYAYVSSTHMLLPRQLNQVYDEDGGEMASGCLLHAKFLSTFVEKSAEELKRRQHYANSQEYRAYDAGLQSGISLWCEESRQYQDWRQLEDLGLISRGNWA, encoded by the coding sequence GCGTGGCGCGCTGAAATCGGTTTCCAACAGGACCGCCGATATCAAGCCTGGCGATATCCTGGCCTTTGTCACCCAGAGGAATGAACGGGTCCGTCTGCCCTATTTTCTGGACTATTACCGCGATCTGGGCGTGTCGCATTTCCTCTTTGTGGACAATGACAGCGATGACGGCAGCGCGGATTTTCTGCGCCAGCAGCGGGATGTGTCCTTCTGGACCACCAAGGCCAGCTACAAGCGGGCGCGTTTCGGCATGGATTGGATCAACTGGCTGCTGATGCGCTATGGTCGCAACCATTGGTGCCTGACGGTCGATCCGGATGAGTTTCTGGTCTATCCCCATTGCGACAGCAGGTCCCTGCCGGCACTGACGAACTGGCTGGATGCCTCGGGGCGCAGGTCGTTTCCGGCCATGCTGCTGGACATGTATCCCCGCGGCATGCTGGACGAGGAACCCTATCATGAAGGTCAGAATCCCTTCGAGATCGTGAACTGGTTCGATCCGGCCAATTACGCGATTTCCAAGAACCATTATTTCGGCAATCTGTGGATCCAGGGCGGGCCGCGCACGCGCGCCTTTTTCTCGCATGATCCGCTGAGCGGACCGGCCCTGAACAAGACGCCGCTGGTCAAATGGCATTGGCGCTATGCCTATGTCAGTTCGACCCATATGCTGCTGCCCCGGCAATTGAATCAGGTCTATGACGAGGATGGCGGAGAGATGGCCTCGGGCTGCCTGCTGCATGCCAAGTTCCTGTCCACCTTCGTCGAGAAATCGGCCGAGGAACTGAAGCGCCGTCAGCATTATGCCAACAGTCAGGAATACCGCGCCTATGATGCAGGGCTGCAAAGCGGCATCAGCCTGTGGTGCGAAGAGTCGCGACAATATCAGGACTGGCGGCAACTGGAAGATCTGGGCCTGATCTCGCGGGGGAATTGGGCATGA